The following proteins come from a genomic window of Leucoraja erinacea ecotype New England chromosome 1, Leri_hhj_1, whole genome shotgun sequence:
- the etfdh gene encoding electron transfer flavoprotein-ubiquinone oxidoreductase, mitochondrial isoform X2, whose product MLSAACRLTTRVHRCLCSVNTVQRGSLLSLVHAERYVSSSVSRITTHYTIHPRDKDPRWKGVSMERFADEADVVIIGGGPAGLSAAIHLKQLADKHGKEIRVCVVEKSAQLGGHILSGACLDPKALNELFPDWRDRGAPLNTPVKEDVFGILTEKYRIPVPLLPGLPMNNHGNYIVRLGHMVRWLGEQAEELGVELYPGYAASELLFHDDGSIKGISTNDVGIHKDGSPKDTFERGMELHAKVTIFGEGCHGHLAKQLYKHFNLRETCEPQTYGIGLKEIWVIDETKWRPGRVEHTVGWPLDRHTYGGSFLYHLNEGEPLVALGFVVGLDYQNPYLNPFKEFQRWKHHPSIAPTLEGGKRIAYGARALNEGGLQSVPRLSFPGGLLVGCSPGLMNVPKIKGTHTAMKSGMIAADVVFKKLFQNDHKPVTQGLHVPEYDVDLRNSWIWKELYSVRNIRPSCHGPLGVYGGMIYTGIFYWIFRGFEPWTLKHKGADFSQLKPAKDCTPIEYPKPDGNISFDLLSSVALSGTNHADDQPAHLTLLDDSVPVKGNLAEYDGPEQRYCPAEEKKSEKLQKSGNNWINVPQNVIVKDSTVDR is encoded by the exons ATGTTGTCTGCAGCTTGCAGGCTGACAACGCGAG TACACAGATGTCTATGTTCTGTCAACACAGTACAGAGAGGATCTCTTCTGTCCTTGGTTCATGCGGAAAGATATGTTTCCTCTTCAGTTTCCCGTATCACGACACACTACACAATCCATCCACGGGATAAAGATCCACGATGGAAAG GGGTCAGCATGGAGCGATTCGCTGATGAAGCTGATGTAGTAATAATTGGTGGAGGTCCCGCTGGCCTATCTGCAGCAATCCACCTGAAGCAGCTGGCTGACAAACATGGCAAGGAAATAAGAGTATGTGTGGTGGAGAAGTCTGCACAGCTGGGTGGACATATCCTTTCAGGCGCATGTCTGGATCCAAAAGCTCTGAACGAGTTGTTCCCTGATtggagggacagaggg GCCCCTCTGAACACTCCAGTAAAGGAGGATGTATTTGGTATTTTGACAGAAAAATACAGAATTCCTGTTCCATTGCTACCAG GTCTTCCCATGAACAATCATGGAAATTATATTGTCCGTTTGGGTCACATGGTCAGATGGTTAGGAGAGCAAGCAGAAGAACTCGGTGTGGAATTATATCCAGGATATGCAGCTTCTGAG ttATTATTCCATGATGATGGGAGTATAAAAGGAATTTCTACCAATGATGTTGGTATTCATAAGGATGGTTCACCAAAG GACACATTTGAAAGAGGAATGGAACTACATGCTAAAGTGACAATATTTGGTGAAGGTTGCCATGGACACCTTGCTAAGCAATTGTATAAACATTTCAATCTAAGGGAGACCTGTGAACCACAGACCTATGGTATAGGTTTGAAAGAG ATTTGGGTAATTGACGAAACAAAATGGAGACCTGGTAGAGTGGAGCACACTGTGGGGTGGCCCCTAGACAGACATACATATGGTGGGTCATTCCTCTATCATTTAAATGAAGGTGAACCATTGGTGGCTTTGGGATTTGTG GTAGGTTTAGATTATCAAAATCCATATCTGAATCCATTTAAAGAATTCCAGCGGTGGAAACATCATCCTTCAATAGCACCAACTCTGGAAGGAGGCAAAAGGATCGCCTATGGAGCCCGTGCATTAAATGAAGGTGGTTTGCAG TCTGTACCTAGACTCTCCTTCCCTGGAGGACTGCTAGTTGGCTGCAGTCCGGGATTGATGAATGTCCCAAAAATTAAAGGAACACATACTGCGATGAAGAGTGGCATGATTGCTGCAGATGTTGTCTTTaagaaattatttcaaaatgatCACAAACCTGTAACTCAAG GCCTTCATGTACCAGAGTACGATGTGGACCTAAGAAACTCGTGGATTTGGAAAGAACTTTATTCTGTGAGGAATATCCGACCCTCTTGCCATGGACCTTTAGGTGTTTATGGAGGAATGATTTATACTGGGATATTTTATTGGATCTTTCGAGGATTTGAACCTTGGACACTGAAACACAAAG GTGCAGATTTTTCTCAATTAAAGCCAGCCAAGGACTGTACACCAATTGAATACCCCAAGCCAGATGGAAATATCAGCTTTGACCTTCTGTCCTCTGTGGCCCTTAGTGGAACCAATCACGCAGATGATCAGCCAGCACATTTAACACTTCTGGATGACAGTGTACCGGTAAAGGGGAACTTGGCTGAGTATGATGGACCAGAACAAAGATACTGTCCTGCAG
- the etfdh gene encoding electron transfer flavoprotein-ubiquinone oxidoreductase, mitochondrial isoform X1: MLSAACRLTTRVHRCLCSVNTVQRGSLLSLVHAERYVSSSVSRITTHYTIHPRDKDPRWKGVSMERFADEADVVIIGGGPAGLSAAIHLKQLADKHGKEIRVCVVEKSAQLGGHILSGACLDPKALNELFPDWRDRGAPLNTPVKEDVFGILTEKYRIPVPLLPGLPMNNHGNYIVRLGHMVRWLGEQAEELGVELYPGYAASELLFHDDGSIKGISTNDVGIHKDGSPKDTFERGMELHAKVTIFGEGCHGHLAKQLYKHFNLRETCEPQTYGIGLKEIWVIDETKWRPGRVEHTVGWPLDRHTYGGSFLYHLNEGEPLVALGFVVGLDYQNPYLNPFKEFQRWKHHPSIAPTLEGGKRIAYGARALNEGGLQSVPRLSFPGGLLVGCSPGLMNVPKIKGTHTAMKSGMIAADVVFKKLFQNDHKPVTQGLHVPEYDVDLRNSWIWKELYSVRNIRPSCHGPLGVYGGMIYTGIFYWIFRGFEPWTLKHKGADFSQLKPAKDCTPIEYPKPDGNISFDLLSSVALSGTNHADDQPAHLTLLDDSVPVKGNLAEYDGPEQRYCPAGVYEFVPLENDNGMRLQINAQNCVHCKTCDIKDPSQNINWVVPEGGGGPAYNGM; this comes from the exons ATGTTGTCTGCAGCTTGCAGGCTGACAACGCGAG TACACAGATGTCTATGTTCTGTCAACACAGTACAGAGAGGATCTCTTCTGTCCTTGGTTCATGCGGAAAGATATGTTTCCTCTTCAGTTTCCCGTATCACGACACACTACACAATCCATCCACGGGATAAAGATCCACGATGGAAAG GGGTCAGCATGGAGCGATTCGCTGATGAAGCTGATGTAGTAATAATTGGTGGAGGTCCCGCTGGCCTATCTGCAGCAATCCACCTGAAGCAGCTGGCTGACAAACATGGCAAGGAAATAAGAGTATGTGTGGTGGAGAAGTCTGCACAGCTGGGTGGACATATCCTTTCAGGCGCATGTCTGGATCCAAAAGCTCTGAACGAGTTGTTCCCTGATtggagggacagaggg GCCCCTCTGAACACTCCAGTAAAGGAGGATGTATTTGGTATTTTGACAGAAAAATACAGAATTCCTGTTCCATTGCTACCAG GTCTTCCCATGAACAATCATGGAAATTATATTGTCCGTTTGGGTCACATGGTCAGATGGTTAGGAGAGCAAGCAGAAGAACTCGGTGTGGAATTATATCCAGGATATGCAGCTTCTGAG ttATTATTCCATGATGATGGGAGTATAAAAGGAATTTCTACCAATGATGTTGGTATTCATAAGGATGGTTCACCAAAG GACACATTTGAAAGAGGAATGGAACTACATGCTAAAGTGACAATATTTGGTGAAGGTTGCCATGGACACCTTGCTAAGCAATTGTATAAACATTTCAATCTAAGGGAGACCTGTGAACCACAGACCTATGGTATAGGTTTGAAAGAG ATTTGGGTAATTGACGAAACAAAATGGAGACCTGGTAGAGTGGAGCACACTGTGGGGTGGCCCCTAGACAGACATACATATGGTGGGTCATTCCTCTATCATTTAAATGAAGGTGAACCATTGGTGGCTTTGGGATTTGTG GTAGGTTTAGATTATCAAAATCCATATCTGAATCCATTTAAAGAATTCCAGCGGTGGAAACATCATCCTTCAATAGCACCAACTCTGGAAGGAGGCAAAAGGATCGCCTATGGAGCCCGTGCATTAAATGAAGGTGGTTTGCAG TCTGTACCTAGACTCTCCTTCCCTGGAGGACTGCTAGTTGGCTGCAGTCCGGGATTGATGAATGTCCCAAAAATTAAAGGAACACATACTGCGATGAAGAGTGGCATGATTGCTGCAGATGTTGTCTTTaagaaattatttcaaaatgatCACAAACCTGTAACTCAAG GCCTTCATGTACCAGAGTACGATGTGGACCTAAGAAACTCGTGGATTTGGAAAGAACTTTATTCTGTGAGGAATATCCGACCCTCTTGCCATGGACCTTTAGGTGTTTATGGAGGAATGATTTATACTGGGATATTTTATTGGATCTTTCGAGGATTTGAACCTTGGACACTGAAACACAAAG GTGCAGATTTTTCTCAATTAAAGCCAGCCAAGGACTGTACACCAATTGAATACCCCAAGCCAGATGGAAATATCAGCTTTGACCTTCTGTCCTCTGTGGCCCTTAGTGGAACCAATCACGCAGATGATCAGCCAGCACATTTAACACTTCTGGATGACAGTGTACCGGTAAAGGGGAACTTGGCTGAGTATGATGGACCAGAACAAAGATACTGTCCTGCAG GTGTTTATGAGTTTGTTCCTTTGGAAAATGATAACGGAATGAGATTGCAGATTAATGCTCAGAATTGTGTTCACTGCAAGACGTGTGATATTAAGGATCCCAGCCAAAATATCAACTGGGTGGTGCCTGAAGGAGGTGGTGGCCCTGCTTATAATGGAATGTAA